Genomic segment of Canis aureus isolate CA01 chromosome 16, VMU_Caureus_v.1.0, whole genome shotgun sequence:
GCGGGCCTTGCAGCCTCCGGGGGCCCTTGCCTGTGGGGTCGCAGCAGACCGGACCCCCACAGACCGGCCCGCGGGGAGCCGGCGGCCCCAGGTGACCACCACGGGGCGCCGCGCCTCGCAGCCTCGCAGCCTCGCAGCCTCGCAGCCTCGCAGCGTCGCGGGGCGGGACCGCGTGCCGGCTGGCCCTGCCGCCTCGGGGGCGGCCTCTGGCGGCGGGAGGGCTCCGCGGCCGGAGCGGGCGTGGGATCCCGGACCCGGCCGCCCCCGCGGGGCTGTCaccctggggaaactgaggccgcgGGAGGCCCAGGGACGCCCCGGCGATCGTCCCCGCCTCGGTCTGGagcgggccggcgggggcggcgcgggcgccGGAGCGCGGGGTCGGGGCGGCGGGGCAGACAAAGGCAGGGGACGCGAGCGAAGGGAAGACAAAGCGCAGAGGGGGTCGGCGGCGGCGCCGGGGCCCCGGAGGCGGCTCCGGGCGCGGCGGAGCCAatgggcgggcgcggggcgggggccggcgggggcggcgccGCGACaaggcggtggcggcggcggccgctCGGGGACCACTGGCAGCGGCGGGAGCTCGCGCCCGCGCCCTCCACGCACCCGAGGCGTCCCCCGGAGACcgaccccccgccccgcggcccagGCCGGGGCCCCGGTGAGACCCGCGggcgggccggggaggggcctGCATCCGCCTCGCAAGCCCGGGCGCCCAGGAGGGGGTGCGGGCGCGAGGGCCGCCTCCCGCGGGGTCCCgacgccccgcgccccgcgccccgcgccccgcgcccccgcgccccgaggCCGGCGACCGCCCTCCCGGGCGCGCCTCCGAGCAGGGACGGGGCCGAATCCCCCTGGCTGGGCCCGCGGGGGTCCCGGGTCTGGGGCCCGGTCCTCGTCGGCCCTGGGCCGAGaagcggggcgcgggcggcggcttggcggggcggggcggggcgggcggcgcggccggAGCGCTGTCCGGGGGCTGCGCCGGCCGAGAGGGGGGCGCCCGCGGCCTCGGCTGCGTCGGGCCGGGGTCAGGCCGGGCCAGCGGATTCTCACcgaggccccgcccgccccgcgacCTCCCCTCGGCCTCCCCTCGGCCTCCCCTCGGCGCGGCGGGGTCCGGGCAGCGGGCGCTCACGGCGGCTGCGCGGCGCCCCCTCCGCTGGCCGCTGCCGGCTAACTCTGTGCTTTCCCCACGACACACGGTTCCACTCAGGGACCCCCGGGCCCCGGGGGGCGGcgtggggggcgggcgggcggagggggTGGGTGAGGGGCGGAAGTGGCAAGACCCAGAGCAACAGGAAATGACTTAGGGAAAGTCCCAaccgcagccccccagcccctgcctgtaagcgctcccccccccgcccctgcaggCTGGGGAAGGGCTTGTGGGGCGCTGCCGACCGACTTCCCCTTGCAGAACCCAGCGGGTGCCGCGTCTCCACCTGGGGCCTCCATCGCCCTCACCGAGCCATGTTCCAGGCTGCAGAAGCCGCCCAGGCCACCCCCTCTCATGTAGGTGATCATCGGGCCGGGAGGGCCCCTCTCCCGCCGGCATCTGGCCTGGGGTGAAGGGGTGAGGGGCGGCGGGCTTGCCTGCCACCCTttgccccgccccccggggccctgggacccGGCGGGCGCCCCGCAGCAATGGGCTGGGCATCCCTCAGCTGACCTGGCCGACTGGCCCTCTCCCTTAGGAAGCCAAAGGCAGCGGTGGCAGCAGCACTGTCCAGCGCTCCAAGGTAGGGCCCGGGAGAGGAGCGTCgcggggaagaagggaggggcatGGGCTAGGCCCCCGCTTACTCTCTCCTGCCGTCAGTCCTTCAGCCTTCGCGCCCAGGTGAAGGAGAGCTGTGCGGCCTGCCAGAAGACCGTGTACCCCATGGAGCGGCTAGTGGCCGACAAGCTCATTTTCCACAACTCTTGCTTCTGTTGCAAGCACTGTCACACCAAGCTGAGGTGCGCccttgccctgcccctgccctcacctgccAGCCCTGACCTGACCTGACCACAGTTGTTCTGCTTCTGCAGCCTGGGCAGCTACGCGGCACTGCACGGGGAATTTTACTGCAAACCCCACTTTCAGCAGCTGTTTAAGAGCAAAGGCAACTACGACGAGGGCTTTGGCCGGAAGCAGCACAAGGAGCTCTGGGCCCACAAGGAGGTGGACCCTGGCACCAAGACGGCCTGAGGCCCCTCTGCCGGCCACTGTCTCTGCAGAAGAGGGCCTGGAGTGGGGCAGTAGGGAGGGTGGGAAAGAGTGGACCTgctcttggggtgggggggtggatcCTGGGGTGCATCCCAGGGTGGGATAGGGACAAGGCCATCTTGCTCAGGCAGAGGGTTGAGGGGGCAGGGCTCTGCTGCAGGATTCCTTCATTctccctgggtgggggtggctcGGGAATCAGGATTGGGGTTTGTTCACCACCCTGCTTCCTACTTCTTTCAGCCTCCCCCTATGGCCCCTTGGGAGGCCCCCAAGCCCAGCTTCCCTATCTAGGTGCCTTTTCTCCAGTAAGGAGTCAGCATGCCCCCTCAGGGTCCCAAGCTCCCTCACTGCCACCTGGGGCTCTCTGCGGCCCTCATGTCTCCCCATCTACCTCTGCCCTTAGCCTGGTCCTGAGCCATGGAGACCGGAGGAAGGAGAGCCAGTGTGTCCTTGCTGGGCCTCCCGGAATGCCCACCAAGGccctggcggggggaggggaggaagtggattagccctgccctcccccaaaagGCGAAGCACGACTTGCCCAGTGGGGCTTGGGACCCATCTTGCACCACCGGAGTCACGAAGCGGAAGCTAAAGCACCACCGCCAGGCTGAGAGCCACAGAGACTGGCTGGGGGCTGGCATCCGCCATGCTcacctcctctttctcccctGTTGCTGCCGGTTCTGACTGTTGTGATCAAccctattttaaatatgttttaacaGATTCTGACTCTGTATCATGTGGCCTGATTGGGGGGTTGGGAGCTTTGTGGCAGGAAGGATGCAGAGGTGACAGGGAGCATGGTCAGTCCAAAGCACTTCTGGCCTTgattggggtgggagtggggctggTGATGGGTATCAAGGAAATGCCAACCAGCCTGAGAGAAAAAGGGGGGTGCCCCTTTTGCAATAGCCAGACCTCCTCCACACTGTCCTATCCAGAGTGGTTTCATAACTGGAACTCTACTTTGCTTGTCAGCCTGTGTTCTTTAAGAGAGGGTCAggctggggagcctggctggctcagttggtagagcatgcaactcttgaactCAAGGTTGTGAATTCAAACCCCATATTGAGTGTAGAGCCTACTTCAGGCTATCCATAGGTGATGGACCCTGGCCTCACTGCACTTCAGTATTTTGCAAGGCAAAACCCTTCTCCTGAGTCCCTGTCTGgaacctccctcccctgcccgcctTTGCCTTGGAAATCAGCAAAGGATGGTAGAAACCAGCAGATTCAGCAAGTGCTGTTGAAGGTTCTCTAGTTTGCTGTGTCCTTCCCCATCTGTCATCTTCCCCTTGCTTTTTCAATCTCTGGGGAGTGGGGCAGCTGCAGGCACCATCCCAGGTAGTCGAAGGAGAAACAGCTTCTCTGTTCCTTGGAGGGACAAGTTTACCGTAGGGCAAATGCAGCCAACGTGGAGGACCTGAGACCCCACCCCCAGAGGATTATAGGTAGGAAGTCTG
This window contains:
- the LIMD2 gene encoding LIM domain-containing protein 2 — protein: MFQAAEAAQATPSHEAKGSGGSSTVQRSKSFSLRAQVKESCAACQKTVYPMERLVADKLIFHNSCFCCKHCHTKLSLGSYAALHGEFYCKPHFQQLFKSKGNYDEGFGRKQHKELWAHKEVDPGTKTA